In bacterium, the genomic stretch AATTTCCAATTTAACTATTTCCTATTTATTGATTTATTTACTTCCTATTTATTTAATGAAGCCTTCCCGCTATAATCACCTTATCCGCCGCCGGAGCCGGCCCCAGATGCTTTACAACTGCGTCCGCCGGAGTTTTTTGCCCCTGGACCAGGTGCAGGCGGCCATCTACGGCGGCCTGCAGATGCCCATCACCCGCAACCTGATGAATTTCAAGGACCCGGCGGTGGAGCAGACCATGCAGCTGCTGACTGACGGGGGCTTCCTGGCCGAGGAGCAGGCCGACGAGATGCAGGAGCTGGAGCTGGCCTCCAATCTTTTCCGCTTCTCCCCCAGCCGGCTTGACCTGTGGATAGGCCTGACCACCCGCTGCGACCAGAACTGCCCCGGCTGTCCTTACCGGGATAAGCCCCAGGACCTGGGTCCCCGGGCGGTGGAAGCTATCAAGTCCCTGGTGCTGGAGCGCCCCGGGCTTAAGGAACTTTCGGTGACCTTTTGGGGAGGCGAGCCGGCCCTGGCCTGGCCCCTGGCTTTGGATCTTAAGCAATGGCTGGATGAAGCCTGCCGCAAACTGAACGCCCGGGCGGTTTACAATGTGATCACCAACGGCGGCCCCGGCCATCTGCCGGTTATGGTCAAGGACAAGCAGAACCGGCCGGATCTGCTGTACATCAACCTGGGATCGGGTGAAACGGTGAATGACCCCTCGCTCCGGACAGTTTACCTGACCGGCCTGGCCGGGCTGGGGGAAAGCCGGAACAAACTGCTCCCTGCGGCGGCGATCAAAGTGATCCCCGGAAAACCTTCGGAAAAGCTCTGCCGCAACCTGGCCGGGTTCTGCCAGAGCGCCCCCCGGTTCAGCGATGATGAAACGGACGTCCTTAAGGGTCTGGTGAATTCGGGGTTTGAGATCCTTAACCTGCCCCGGCCCAAGCCGGTCTGCTGCCAGGCCGCCGACCCCCAGAGTTTCATCGTGGATCCGGAGGGGAACATTTACAAATGCTGGAATGACGTGGGACGGCCGGAGAACCGGATCAATGAAAAGATGAATGATCCCTTTTCCCCGCAGTTGTTCAAATGGATGGCCTGGAACCCTTACCGCCAGCAGCACTGCCGGATCTGCGGACTGCTGCCCTGGTGCCTGGGCGGCTGCCTGGCCCAGCCCCCCGACGAGGACTGCGGTCTTTGGCATTACTCCCGGAGCGATATTTTGAAACTGCTGGCCCTGGAACATGAAAAAAGGACGAAGTGAAAACTTCGTCCTTTTTGTTGCGGGAAACTGATGCCGTTATTTCTCCCCGGCCCGGGCCATCAGGGTCAGGTAGGTCTTGGCCCTCAAATTGCCGGGATCCTTGGCCAGACAGACCTGCCACTGTTTGCGGGCCTTATCCCTCTGCCCGTTCTTCAAATAAGCCACCCCCAGGAAGATGATGGCCTCGATGTAATCGGGATGGGATCTGGTCAGCGTCTCCAGTTCCTCGATGGCCATGTAATACTGCTCCAGGTTCAGGTGGGTCTTGGCCAGCTTTAAGCGGACATCGTGGTGGTGGGGATTGAGCTTCAGCGCCTTTTGGTATTCCTCGGCCCCTTCGTTATTGTACCCGATGTCGCAGTAGGTGTCCCCCAGTCCGGCATGGGCCGAGGACAGCTTGTTGCGGATGCCGGTGGTCATTCCTCCCTTGATGTCCTCGGCCTCGGTGGCCTGGCTGAAAAAGGAGACCGCCTCTTCGTAACGTCCCAGCTCGTTCAGGGTGATGGCTATGTTCAGGTGGGCCTCCACGTACCGGGGATTGAGCCTGATGGCCTGCTTGAAGGTCTTGATGGCTTGTTCGTATTCCCCGTTAAGGTGGTAGGCCAGGCCCAGATGGTTGTACAGGTCGGCAAAATTGGGCGTGGCCTTGATGGCTTTTTTAAATTCCTGCACGGCCTCGCCGAACCGTCCCTTGGAATAGAGTTCGTGGCCCTGCTGGCCGTGCCTTTCGCTTTCAAAGCCCATTTTCTTTTCCTTTTTATTGATGGCCGGATGCAATAACGATACAAAATCTGCGGTTAAAAGTCAAGGGGAATCATCTCCGATTATGCCAGCTCCACCGCCAGGCCGTCGGCCAGCAGCAAGCCCTGGGGCGTAAGGCGCAAAGTTCTGCCGTCCCAGTCCGCCCAGCCCTGCTCCTTCCAGCGGAGCCAGACCTGCGGCTTGTGCTCCAGCGGGGATTTCCCGAATCTGCGCTTATAACTTTTTATCTCTATCCCCGCAGCCATCCGCAAGCCCAGGAACAGGGCCTCGAACCTCTGCTGTTCCGGAGAAATGGTCTCCCGGAAATCGGCCGGGCTTTTGCCGCCGTTCACCGACCGGACGTACCGTTCGATGTTCTTTACGTTGCTCCATCTTTTATCGCCCCGGTGCGAATGGGCCCCGGCCCCGAAGCCCAGATAGTCCCCGGCCCGCCAGTAATTGATGTTGTGCTGGGAACAATATCCTTTTTGGGCAAAGTTGGAGATCTCGTAGCGCTTAAGCCCGGCCCGGTCAAGCCTGTCGACGGCCTCCAGGTACATGTCGGCCTCGGTGTCTTCCCCGCATGGTATTATTTTGCCTTCTGCCTTCTGCCTTCTGAATTCGGTATTCTCCTCGTAGGTCAGCGAATAAAGCGACAGGTGCCGGGGGTCAAGCGAAAGCGCCTTTGCCAGGTCCTTTTTCCAGTCGTTTAATGACTGTCCCGGCAGGGCGTAGATCAGGTCCAGGTTGATGTTGGCAAAGCCGGCTTTGGCCCCCAACTCAAAAGCTTTGACTGCCTGCCGGGCGGTGTGCACCCGGCCTATCTGCTTCAACCGGTCATCGTTGAATGACTGCACCCCCAGGCTCAGCCGGTTGAATCCCATTTCCCGCAGGGCTTTCAGTTTTTCCAGGGAAACGGTTCCGGGATTGGCCTCTATGGTCAGTTCGGCCTCCGGAGCCCAGGGCCGCAGGGCATTAACCATGGTTTCGATCAGCCGGGCCGGCGCGATGGTGGGGGTGCCCCCGCCGGCATAGATAGTCTTTATGCTTTTGATCTCCGTCCTTC encodes the following:
- a CDS encoding SPASM domain-containing protein, translated to MLYNCVRRSFLPLDQVQAAIYGGLQMPITRNLMNFKDPAVEQTMQLLTDGGFLAEEQADEMQELELASNLFRFSPSRLDLWIGLTTRCDQNCPGCPYRDKPQDLGPRAVEAIKSLVLERPGLKELSVTFWGGEPALAWPLALDLKQWLDEACRKLNARAVYNVITNGGPGHLPVMVKDKQNRPDLLYINLGSGETVNDPSLRTVYLTGLAGLGESRNKLLPAAAIKVIPGKPSEKLCRNLAGFCQSAPRFSDDETDVLKGLVNSGFEILNLPRPKPVCCQAADPQSFIVDPEGNIYKCWNDVGRPENRINEKMNDPFSPQLFKWMAWNPYRQQHCRICGLLPWCLGGCLAQPPDEDCGLWHYSRSDILKLLALEHEKRTK
- the hemW gene encoding radical SAM family heme chaperone HemW is translated as MNSVYIHIPFCRAKCHYCGFNSKPLEQPAELKNYFQALAREIDGRRTEIKSIKTIYAGGGTPTIAPARLIETMVNALRPWAPEAELTIEANPGTVSLEKLKALREMGFNRLSLGVQSFNDDRLKQIGRVHTARQAVKAFELGAKAGFANINLDLIYALPGQSLNDWKKDLAKALSLDPRHLSLYSLTYEENTEFRRQKAEGKIIPCGEDTEADMYLEAVDRLDRAGLKRYEISNFAQKGYCSQHNINYWRAGDYLGFGAGAHSHRGDKRWSNVKNIERYVRSVNGGKSPADFRETISPEQQRFEALFLGLRMAAGIEIKSYKRRFGKSPLEHKPQVWLRWKEQGWADWDGRTLRLTPQGLLLADGLAVELA
- a CDS encoding tetratricopeptide repeat protein encodes the protein MGFESERHGQQGHELYSKGRFGEAVQEFKKAIKATPNFADLYNHLGLAYHLNGEYEQAIKTFKQAIRLNPRYVEAHLNIAITLNELGRYEEAVSFFSQATEAEDIKGGMTTGIRNKLSSAHAGLGDTYCDIGYNNEGAEEYQKALKLNPHHHDVRLKLAKTHLNLEQYYMAIEELETLTRSHPDYIEAIIFLGVAYLKNGQRDKARKQWQVCLAKDPGNLRAKTYLTLMARAGEK